The genomic stretch TCCGCAACCATGCGGATCGTGGCCGAGCCGGCGTCGAACTCGGTGATCATCCGGGGCACGAACCAGGAGGTCGCGCAGGTGCAGGCGCTGCTGTCGCAGATCATTGCAACGCAGCCGGCCGGCGCGAAGGCGGTCACACCGGTCGCGACGGTGCAGCGGATCTACAGCGTCCTGTCGAGCGCACCCGACATCACGGCGCTGCTGACTGCCCAGTTCCCCACCCTGAAGGTCACGCCGGTCGGCACGAGCGGGCAGCTGGTCATCACCGGCCCGCAGGATCAGCTGGAGTCCGCCGTGACGCTGCTGGGTCAGGTGGACAAGGCACCGACCCCGCCCACGGCCGTTCCGAACACCGTCCAGCAGGTGTACACCGTCCGGGGCAAGCAGGCCGACGCCATTGCCCTGCTGGGGGCCCAGTTCCCGGCCCTGAAGGTCACCCCCGTCGGACAGACCGGTCAACTGGTCATCAACGGCCCGCAGGATCAGCTGACGTCCGCCCTGGCGCTGCTCGGCCAGGTGGATCGTCCGGCTGCCGCCGCACCGGGCACGGTGCAGCGGGTCTTCTCGCTGATCAATGCCAGCGCCGAGGAGGTCAAGGCGACCCTGGAAGGAACCCTGGCCCGCGACCTGACCGACACCACGCCGGCGACTCCAGCGAATGTGCCGCTGACCGGCACGGATGCCAACGGCAACCCCACGACTGTGGTGGTGCCAGCAGCGCAGACGGCCGCCGGTCTGGCGGCGTCCCAGGCTCAGGCCCAGGCCCAGCAGGCCGCCGGGGCGGCGTTGACCACCCTGCCTGCCTCGAGCGCCACGATCATCGCGGACGTGCGCACCAATACCCTGATCGTGCGCGGCACCGCCGAGCAGGTCACGCAGATCGCCGACCTGATTCCCAACCTGGACAAGGTCGTGCCTCAGATCAACGTGCAGGTGCGCATCCAGGAGATCACGGACACGGCGCTGCGCTCGCTGGGCGTGGACTGGAAGCTGGGCTTCGGCGGCTTCAACATCGGCCTGGGCCAGTCGGGCCTGAGCGCGTCCTTCGACCCGACCCGCAGTCTGGTGGGCTTCAACCTGGGGCCGACGCTGACCGCGCTGGAGAACCAGGGCATGACCAAACGCGTCTATGACGGCGCCGTGAGCATGCAGAGCGGCCAGCGGTCGCTGACCTCCGCCAGCGGCGCGGACAACGCCTCCAGCAATGCGGCGGCCAGTATCAAGAGTGGTGGCCGGGTCGAGCTCACCATCCCGTCGACCAGCGGGAACATCATCCGGCAGATCGACTACGGCGTGAATCTGGATTTCTTCAGCCCACAGGTCTCGCCCGACGGCACGATCACGCTGCGGGTGCGCGGTCAGATCAACGAGCCGGCCACGCCGCTGCCCACCACGGGTGTGCCGAACATCCTGTCGTTCACCAACTCCGAGGCGCAGAGCACCATCACCTTCAAGAGCGGGCAGACGGTTCTCATGAGCGGCCTGATGAGCACCAACGAGACCAGCAGCACGGTGGGGGTACCCATCCTGAGCAGCATCCCGCTGATCGGCGCAGCCTTCGGCAAGCAGAGCACCAACCGCACGCAGACCCAGCTGCTGGTCGTCATCACCGGTACCGTCGTCCAGTAGCACCGGCCCGGCCTTCAGCGCCCTCCGTCCCGGGGGCGCTGTTCCGTTCGTGGCAGGGTGGGGGTGTGGCACGCCGACTGCCACACCGATAGACCTCTAGACCGCGCCCCAGCGCGGCGGCGCTACGATCGCCCCCATGAGGTATCTGACCGCCGGGGAGTCGCACGGGCCGCAGCTGACGGCCATCATCGAGGGGTTGCCGTCGCAACTGCCGCTGGGCAAGGGCGACATCGACCCCTGGCTGAGAAAGCGGCAGGGCGGGTATGGACGGGGGCGGCGCATGGTCATCGAAACCGACGAGGCCGAGATCCTGAGCGGGGTGCGGGCGGGCCGCACCACGGGGGCACCCGTCACGCTGGCGATCCAGAACAAGGATCACCGCAACTGGGTCGAGATCATGTCGCCCGAGCCCGGTGGGGAGCCGCGCAAGAAGGCCCTGACGGACGCCCGGCCCGGCCACGCCGACCTGACGGGCGGCATCAAGTACCGCCACAAGGATCTGCGCGACGTGCTGGAACGGGCCAGCGCCCGCGAGACGGCGGCGCGGGTGGCAGTCGGGAGCATCGCCCTGAAGCTGCTCTCGGAACTGGGCGTGCAGGGCGCGAATTATGTCGCCAGTCTGGCCGGGATCGAGACGCGACAGGACTTCTCCTGGGATCAGCTCGACGCCATCGAGGACAGCGACCTGCGCACGCCCGACGCCGACGCCGCGGCCCAGATGCGCGAGCGGATCGACCGGGCCAAGAAGGACGGCGACACGCTGGGCGGCGTCCTGGAGGTGCGGTTCCGGGGCCTGCCGGTGGGCCTGGGGTCGTTCGTGCACCATGACCGCAAGCTCGACGGCCGGATTGCGCAGGCGTGCCTGAGCGTCCAGGCCATGAAGGGCGTGGAGATCGGACGCGCCTTCGACAACGCGCTGAAGCCGGGCAGCGGCGTGCATGACGCGGTGTACTACCGGGACGGGACGTATGCCCGCAGCACCAACGGCGCGGGAGGCCTGGAAGCCGGCATGACCAACGGCGAGGAGCTGATCGTGCGGGTGGCCATGAAGCCCATCGCCACGCTGATGACGCCGCTGCCGACCGTGAACGTCGTGACGCACGAGGCCTCGGACGCCGCCCGTGAGCGCAGCGACACGACGGCGGTGCCGGCCGCGGGCGTGGTGCTGCAGTGTGCCGTCGCGTGGGTGCTGGCCGAGGCCATGCTGGAGAAGTTCGGCGGCGACACCGTGCCGGAGCTGCAGGAACGCGTGGCGGCCGCCCGCGCCTACGCCCAGGCGTACTGAGCGGCCAGTGAGCGGGGACGGACGACCCGGACTGCCGCCGGCACAGGTCGAAGCGGGGCTGCGCGAGCATCTGGAGGAGACGTCGGGAACACCGATCACGCTCCCGGCGGGGACTTCCCTTAGACTGTCTCCCATGGTGGCCTCCGGCCTGATCGATCGTCCTGTGAGCTGGGTGGCGCTGGCGGGCTTCATGGGCACCGGGAAGAGCCGGGTCGGCTGGGAGCTGTCGCGGGCGCTCGCCCTGCATTTCGTCGATACCGACAAGCTGATCACCCGGGTGGTGGGCAAGAGCATCCCCGAGGTGTTCGCCGATGAGGGCGAGGGCTACTTCCGGGCATGCGAGCAGGAGGTCGTGGGCCGGGTGAGCCGCCTGGATCACGCCGTGATCAGTCTGGGGGGCGGCACCTTCATCCACGAGGAGAACCGGCGGATCCTGCTGTCCCGGGGTCCGGTCGTGGTGCTGTGGGCCACGCCCGAGACCGTGTACGCCCGCACGAAGCACAGCGACCGGCCGCTGCTGCGCACCGAGGATCCCATGGGCCGGATCCGTCACCTGATGGACGAGCGCGAGCCGGTGTACCGCCAGGGCACCATCCACGTCCACAGTGACGGGCGACCCAGCGAGGAGATCGTGGAAGAGATCATTGAGCGGCTGTGGAACTGGGCCGATGCCCAGCACGCCTGGGCCGAACCCGAGCTGCCGCTTCCGGTCGACCGTGCGACGGATTGAGATCGGTGGGGCGTCCCCCTACGCGGTCACGGTCGGCGCGGGCCTGCTCGACACCCTGCAGATCCGGGAACGTCAGGTCGCCCTGATCCACCCGGACGACCTGCCCCGGACGTTCGTGGAGCGCGTGCAGGCCGCCGTGTCGCCGGTCGTGACCATCAGCGTGCCGGCGCGGGACGCGTGCAAGACCCTGGAGGTCATGGCAGGCGTGCTCTCGCAGCTGGCCCAGGTGGCCCTGCCGCGGGACGGTGCCGTGGTCGGCCTGGGCGGCGGCGCGGCCACGGACCTTGCCGGCTTCGTCGCCGCCAGCTACCTGCGCGGCGTGGCCTTCTACACGCTGCCGACCACCCTGCTGGGCATGGTGGACGCGGCCGTGGGCGGCAAGACCGGCGTGAATCTTCCGGAGGGCAAGAACCTGGTCGGCGCGTTCTGGCCGCCCACAGCGGTGTGGTGTGACACCGACACCCTGGAGACCCTGCCCACGGAGGTCTTCCGGGAGGGCGCCGCCGAGGCCTTCAAGCACGGCCTGATCCAGGATCCCAGTCTGCTGCCGCGCGTGCTGGCGCCCGAGTTCCGCCCCGGTGGCGCCCTGCTCGCAGACACCATCGCCGATGCCATCGCCGTCAAGGCGGGGGTGGTGACCCGCGACCTGACCGAGCGCGGCGAGCGGGCCTTCCTGAACTTCGGGCACACGCTGGCACACGCCCTGGAGGGCGTGACGCACCACGCCGTCCCGCACGGCGAGGCCGTCGGGTACGGGATGCACTACGCCGCGCGTGTGAGCCGGGCGCTGGGCGGCGCCGACCTGACGCCGGACACCCTGGCCTTCCTGCGCTGGCAGCGCCCGGCTCCCCTGCCGGCCCTGCGCTATGAAGACGTCGCGCCGTTTATGGCCCGCGACAAGAAGGCCGACTCGGACGGCGTGCGCTTCGTGCTGCTGCACGAACTC from Deinococcus sp. AB2017081 encodes the following:
- a CDS encoding type II secretion system protein GspD; its protein translation is MTRRYASLLLTAALGMAAAQTTTTPATAAATSIADPALSNAAVTFEIRRAGSDLTSMLVALAKSAGYDIIIEPGADDVLRGAAVSAGAAPATGAPAATGAASMVSYAFANKPFNQVWPLVLDIYGLSYDSLAVGGRTVLRVGIKPIQKIVKLPASLQASAVERQLKLSFGTLRPMTATGTAQEGTQTPVTVKDEEIVLDSATMRIVAEPASNSVIIRGTNQEVAQVQALLSQIIATQPAGAKAVTPVATVQRIYSVLSSAPDITALLTAQFPTLKVTPVGTSGQLVITGPQDQLESAVTLLGQVDKAPTPPTAVPNTVQQVYTVRGKQADAIALLGAQFPALKVTPVGQTGQLVINGPQDQLTSALALLGQVDRPAAAAPGTVQRVFSLINASAEEVKATLEGTLARDLTDTTPATPANVPLTGTDANGNPTTVVVPAAQTAAGLAASQAQAQAQQAAGAALTTLPASSATIIADVRTNTLIVRGTAEQVTQIADLIPNLDKVVPQINVQVRIQEITDTALRSLGVDWKLGFGGFNIGLGQSGLSASFDPTRSLVGFNLGPTLTALENQGMTKRVYDGAVSMQSGQRSLTSASGADNASSNAAASIKSGGRVELTIPSTSGNIIRQIDYGVNLDFFSPQVSPDGTITLRVRGQINEPATPLPTTGVPNILSFTNSEAQSTITFKSGQTVLMSGLMSTNETSSTVGVPILSSIPLIGAAFGKQSTNRTQTQLLVVITGTVVQ
- the aroC gene encoding chorismate synthase, coding for MRYLTAGESHGPQLTAIIEGLPSQLPLGKGDIDPWLRKRQGGYGRGRRMVIETDEAEILSGVRAGRTTGAPVTLAIQNKDHRNWVEIMSPEPGGEPRKKALTDARPGHADLTGGIKYRHKDLRDVLERASARETAARVAVGSIALKLLSELGVQGANYVASLAGIETRQDFSWDQLDAIEDSDLRTPDADAAAQMRERIDRAKKDGDTLGGVLEVRFRGLPVGLGSFVHHDRKLDGRIAQACLSVQAMKGVEIGRAFDNALKPGSGVHDAVYYRDGTYARSTNGAGGLEAGMTNGEELIVRVAMKPIATLMTPLPTVNVVTHEASDAARERSDTTAVPAAGVVLQCAVAWVLAEAMLEKFGGDTVPELQERVAAARAYAQAY
- a CDS encoding shikimate kinase, producing the protein MVASGLIDRPVSWVALAGFMGTGKSRVGWELSRALALHFVDTDKLITRVVGKSIPEVFADEGEGYFRACEQEVVGRVSRLDHAVISLGGGTFIHEENRRILLSRGPVVVLWATPETVYARTKHSDRPLLRTEDPMGRIRHLMDEREPVYRQGTIHVHSDGRPSEEIVEEIIERLWNWADAQHAWAEPELPLPVDRATD
- the aroB gene encoding 3-dehydroquinate synthase, coding for MRRIEIGGASPYAVTVGAGLLDTLQIRERQVALIHPDDLPRTFVERVQAAVSPVVTISVPARDACKTLEVMAGVLSQLAQVALPRDGAVVGLGGGAATDLAGFVAASYLRGVAFYTLPTTLLGMVDAAVGGKTGVNLPEGKNLVGAFWPPTAVWCDTDTLETLPTEVFREGAAEAFKHGLIQDPSLLPRVLAPEFRPGGALLADTIADAIAVKAGVVTRDLTERGERAFLNFGHTLAHALEGVTHHAVPHGEAVGYGMHYAARVSRALGGADLTPDTLAFLRWQRPAPLPALRYEDVAPFMARDKKADSDGVRFVLLHELAHPYLTRVPGDVLREEFASWAQDVAALSRGQAGGPTG